In a genomic window of Pristiophorus japonicus isolate sPriJap1 unplaced genomic scaffold, sPriJap1.hap1 HAP1_SCAFFOLD_298, whole genome shotgun sequence:
- the LOC139248863 gene encoding zinc finger protein 239-like, with the protein MLYSHIEVHTGERPFTCSVCGKGFTQAASLLNHQRVHTGERSFSCTVCGKRFTQLSNLQTHQRVHTGERPFSCSVCGKGFALLVCLQIHQRVHTGEKPVTCTKCGKRFTQSSHLLVHNKRVHTKERPFPCSVCGKGFTVSSDLLKHQQVHN; encoded by the exons atgctctattcgcacattgaag ttcacactggggagaggccattcacctgctccgtttgtgggaagggattcactcaggcaGCTTCCCtgctgaatcaccagcgagttcatactggggagaggtcgttcagCTGCActgtctgtgggaagagattcactcagttatccaacctccagacacaccagcgagttcatactggggagagaccgttcagctGCTCCGTCTGTGGGAAGGGGTTCGCTCTGTTAGTCTGTctccagatacaccagcgagttcacactggggagaagccggtCACTTGCACcaaatgtgggaagagattcactcagtcatcccacctgctggtacaCAACAAACGAGTTCACACGAAGGAGAGACCGTTcccttgctccgtgtgtgggaagggattcactgtttcATCCGACCTCCTGAAACACCAACAagttcacaactga